The Ficedula albicollis isolate OC2 unplaced genomic scaffold, FicAlb1.5 N10958, whole genome shotgun sequence genome contains the following window.
AGGCAGGGAGGCGAACATCTGGAattcccctcctgcagcttccagcccaAAACTCCGGTTTTTGGGGCTTCTTGGGGTTCCCCCGTGTACCCCGCGTACCTCCCGCAGCAGGGCGGCCCCGAGAGCCGCTTCCTGCGGGGTTGGATCGAGCCCCGCAACGAACCCGCCCCCGTCAAACCCGAGCCCCCCAAAAACTGCCCGGATTTCCCTCTGGAAACTTCCAGCGGCGGCCCCAGGCGCGGCTTCGAGGATAATAAAGTTTGTGAAGGAAGC
Protein-coding sequences here:
- the LOC101817451 gene encoding homeobox protein Hox-B9-like, with the translated sequence MSISGTLSNYYVDSIINHESEDSPAVKFAAGQYSAPRQGGEHLEFPSCSFQPKTPVFGASWGSPVYPAYLPQQGGPESRFLRGWIEPRNEPAPVKPEPPKNCPDFPLETSSGGPRRGFEDNKVCEGSEDKDRTDQSKW